Proteins found in one Oncorhynchus mykiss isolate Arlee chromosome 3, USDA_OmykA_1.1, whole genome shotgun sequence genomic segment:
- the LOC110504602 gene encoding gastrin-releasing peptide receptor-like, with protein MNIYFYKLSRKKTPTMSLEDSFILNPENMIFNVSQVSSINTEVQTHYIWLPGIAIATVYGLLIIIGLIGNVTLMRTFITVKSMRTVPNLFMSSLALGDLLLLVTCAPVDASRYLADKWLFGRVGCKLIPFIQLTSVGVSVFTLTALSADRYKAIVKPMDIHTSTAKICFRAAAIWLFSMTLAVPEVVFSDLHTFNIGQTNDTFVTCAPYPHAGDLHPKIHSMAFFLIFYIIPLLIISVYYCFIARSLIQSASDMPVEAHLHIKKQIESRKRLAKTVLVFVGLFAVCWLPSHVIYLYRSYHYGQVDTSLGHFIASVGARILAFTNSCVNPFALYLLSNSFQEQFNKQLHCRRRPPINCNAQSMGRSNTRLTSVKSNNQSLANFSLVNGAHVSQEDCV; from the exons atgaatatatatttttacaaactTTCAAGAAAGAAGACACCAACTATGTCTTTGGAGGACTCGTTCATTTTAAACCCTGAGAACATGATTTTTAACGTATCGCAAGTGTCTAGTATCAACACAGAGGTCCAGACGCACTACATTTGGCTGCCGGGTATTGCTATCGCCACCGTCTACGGATTACTAATAATTATTGGACTTATTGGTAACGTCACGCTAATGAGGACGTTTATCACAGTTAAATCCATGCGGACTGTGCCCAACCTGTTCATGTCCAGCCTCGCGCTCGGGGACCTGCTGCTTCTAGTAACGTGCGCTCCGGTGGACGCCAGCCGGTACCTCGCGGACAAATGGCTCTTCGGCCGGGTGGGATGCAAACTCATCCCGTTCATCCAACTCACCTCCGTCGGCGTCTCCGTTTTCACACTCACTGCGCTCTCTGCAGATAG GTACAAGGCCATTGTCAAACCCATGGACATCCATACGTCCACAGCTAAGATCTGCTTCCGAGCAGCAGCCATATGGCTCTTCTCCATGACCCTAGCTGTTCCTGAGGTGGTCTTCTCCGACCTTCACACCTTCAACATCGGCCAGACCAACGACACCTTTGTGACATGCGCTCCCTACCCCCATGCTGGGGATCTGCACCCTAAGATCCACTCTATGGCCTTCTTTCTCATCTTCTACATCATCCCCCTTCTCATAATTTCTGTGTACTACTGCTTCATCGCACGCAGCCTGATCCAGAGCGCCTCAGACATGCCCGTGGAGGCACACTTACACATCAAAAAACAG ATTGAGTCAAGGAAGCGTCTGGCTAAGACAGTCCTGGTTTTTGTGGGTTTGTTCGCTGTATGCTGGCTCCCCAGTCATGTGATCTACCTGTACCGCTCCTACCACTACGGCCAGGTGGACACGTCCCTGGGACACTTCATCGCCAGCGTGGGTGCCCGCATCCTGGCCTTTACCAACTCCTGTGTCAACCCTTTTGCCCTCTACCTGCTCAGTAATAGTTTCCAGGAGCAGTTCAACAAACAGCTCCACTGCCGCCGTCGTCCACCAATCAACTGTAACGCTCAAAGCATGGGGCGGAGCAACACGCGACTGACCTCGGTCAAGAGCAACAATCAGTCTCTGGCTAACTTCAGCCTCGTCAACGGAGCTCATGTTAGTCAGGAAGACTGTGTGTAG